One Haemorhous mexicanus isolate bHaeMex1 chromosome 9, bHaeMex1.pri, whole genome shotgun sequence DNA segment encodes these proteins:
- the SYDE2 gene encoding rho GTPase-activating protein SYDE2 — protein MADPLRRTLSKLRGRRSQRGAAAGAGHRHGGICAPQDFIENVYIASRSRKEPECPQASEVPEHRPHVNSITVSKKRSWLQQSTHRRPPPPLEEENACKEVPGPAVPVPRSPVPLPEPAVPWAPCRPAAGRERSCALPSPAALGSAGPDCGEDGDADDEGEIWYNPIPEDDEPDLPGVHPSAVNSLVAVGSPSVRYKAHPGGDSGGATSPPEGAARSADAAGSGWAQPAEGSPADAAQPGEQPQQPPQRFACKAPAVPAAEDNPAFKCPSTGFGAALARKPDIPSTEVSPPSPSPLKKSGSINWPFPDRIKSPRTVRKLSMKMKKLPELSRKLSVKGSSSHSSSDNPPSLLKSSCRDTSHTVSLPSSGNSTTAASRNVISRYHLDSSVSSQHTYKKKSSRSSKSFNKGGYLSDGDSPELITKSGKHRHDTKCGKGKESLPSNSGKPEIDIDAFRHYNFSDQPKCSQYISGLMSIHFYGAEDLKPPRIDSKDVFCAIQVDSVNKARTALLTCRTTFLDMDHTFNIEIENAQHLKLVVFSWEPTPRKNRVCCHGTVALPTLFRVTKTHQLAVKLEPRGLIYVKLSLMEQWENSLDGLDTDREPVMFGVDARKVVEKENAGLMVPLLLQKCILEIEKRGCQVVGLYRLCGSAAVKKELREAFERDSKAVTLCESQYPDINVITGVLKDYLRELPSPLITKQLYEAVLDAMVKNPLKMTANGCENDPSDSEHTAALLDCLPDVEKATLKMLLDHLKLVASYHEVNKMTCQNLAVCFGPVLLSQRQETTNHNNRVFTDSEELASALDFKKHIEVLHYLLQLWPVHHSPAKEPAHLNAFPEHSSCLNYLRPKRQRPQVLNLSGSEMSGVLRPRPAGLDSPSSNRYAGDWSSCGENYLLAPRDCLGEADYDDVPSEGTESGEDSSRAEELDGPAGRPQPGPTELPFGSCLTVPAMDSAVDHRAHLKDLQESIDTLIGNLERELNKNKLNMSY, from the exons ATTTCATAGAAAATGTTTACATAGCTTCGAGAAGCAGGAAGGAGCCCGAGTGCCCCCAGGCCAGCGAGGTGCCCGAGCACAGGCCGCATGTGAACAGCATCACCGTTTCCAAGAAAcgcagctggctgcagcagagcacccACCGACGgccccctcctcctctggaagaagaaaatgccTGTAAGGAAGTGCCCGGGCCCGCTGTCCCGGTACCCAGATCTCCCGTGCCGCTGCCTGAGCCCgcagtgccctgggctccctgcaggcCGGCCGCGGGGCGGGAGCGGAGCTGCGCCCTGCCGAGCCCGGCCGCGCTGGGGAGCGCCGGCCCCGACTGCGGCGAGGACGGCGACGCGGATGATGAAGGAGAAATATGGTACAACCCCATCCCTGAAGACGATGAGCCCGACTTGCCCGGGGTCCACCCTTCTGCTGTGAATAGCCTTGTTGCTGTGGGCTCCCCGTCCGTTCGGTACAAAGCCCACCCTGGGGGTGACTCTGGGGGGGCCACGAGTCCCCCTGAGGGAGCCGCGCGCTCGGCGGATGCCGCGGGGAGCGGCTGGGCCCAGCCCGCTGAGGGCAGCCCGGCCGATGCGGCGCAGCCCGgggaacagccacagcagcccccGCAGAGGTTTGCCTGCAAGGCTCCcgctgtgccagcagcagaggacaATCCTGCCTTCAAGTGTCCTTCCACAG GGTTTGGAGCTGCTCTTGCACGCAAGCCTGATATACCCTCCACAGAGGTTTCTCCTCCAAGTCCCAGTCCCCTGAAAAAAAGCGGATCAATCAACTGGCCTTTCCCTGATAGAATTAAATCTCCCAGGACTGTGAGAAAGCTTTCCATGAAAATGAAgaagctgccagagctgagcaggaagCTGAGTGTGAAGGGAAGTTCAAGCCATAGTAGTTCAGATaatcctccttccctgctgaaAAGTAGCTGCCGGGATACAAGCCATACAGTGTCTTTGCCTTCTTCTGGAAACTCAaccacagctgccagcaggaatgTGATAAGCCGTTACCATCTTGACAGCAGTGTGTCCTCACAACACACCTACAAAAAGAAGAGCTCAAGGAGCTCCAAATCCTTCAACAAAGGTGGTTACCTCAGTGATGGTGACTCTCCTGAACTTATAACAAAATCAGGTAAACACAGACATGACACCAAGtgtgggaaaggaaaggagagccTTCCAAGTAACAGTGGTAAACCCGAAATAGATATTGATGCCTTCAGACACTACAACTTTTCTGATCAACCCAAGTGCTCTCAGTATATCTCTGGACTCATGAGCATTCACTTTTATGGTGCTGAAGACTTAAAGCCACCACGAATAGACTCAAAAGATGTCTTTTGTGCAATACAGGTTGACTCAGTAAACAAAGCAAGGACTGCCCTGCTCACATGTAGGACAACATTTCTTGACATGGACCACACATTCAACATAGAAATTGAAAATGCTCAGCACTTAAAGCTGGTGGTGTTCAGCTGGGAGCCCACCCCACGGAAAAACAGAGTGTGTTGTCATGGAACTGTGGCTCTTCCCACTCTCTTTCGGGTCACCAAAACACATCAGCTAGCTGTCAAACTGGAGCCCAGGGGGCTTATTTATGTCAAGCTGTCACTCATGGAGCAGTGGGAGAACTCTCTCGATGGCCTTGACACAGACCGTGAGCCTGTGATGTTTGGGGTGGATGCTCGGAAAGTTGTAGAGAAGGAAAATGCGGGCTTGATGGTGCCACTTTTGTTGCAGAAATGCATTCTGGAGATTGAAAAGAGAGGCTGTCAG GTGGTGGGGCTGTACCGGCTCTGTGGCTCGGCAGCGGTGAAGAAAGAGCTTCGAGAGGCGTTTGAGAGGGACAGCAAGGCTGTTACTCTCTGTGAGAGCCAGTACCCAGACATTAATGTCATAACAG GTGTCCTAAAGGATTATCTGCGAGAGCTGCCCTCTCCCCTGATAACCAAGCAGCTCTATGAAGCAGTGTTGGATGCAATGGTGAAAAATCCCTTGAAAATGACAGCCAACGGCTGTGAGAATGACCCAAGTGActctgagcacacagcagcCCTTCTGGATTGCCTGCCAGATGTTGAGAAG gcTACCCTGAAGATGCTGTTGGATCACCTGAAATTGGTGGCTTCTTACCACGAAGTAAATAAGATGACGTGCCAGAATTTAGCTGTGTGTTTTGGCCCTGTGTTACTGAGCCAGAGGCAGGAGACCACCAACCATAACAACAGAGTCTTCACAGACTCCGAGGAGCTTGCTAGTGCCCTGGACTTCAAAAAGCACATAGAGGTTCTTCACTACTTACTTCAGTTGTGGCCAG TTCATCACTCGCCTGCCAAAGAACCAGCACATCTGAATGCATTTCCTGAGCACTCGTCCTGCCTGAATTACCTGAGGCCCAAGAGGCAGAGACCTCAGGTGCTGAATCTGAGCGGTTCCGAGATGTCGGGGGTGCTCAGACCGAGGCCAGCGGGCCTGGACAGCCCGTCGAGCAACCGCTATGCTGGGGACTGGAGCAGCTGCGGGGAGAACTACTTGTTAGCCCCCAGGGACTGCCTGGGGGAGGCAGACTACGACGACGTCCCTTCGGAGGGCACGGAGAGCGGggaggacagcagcagggccGAGGAGCTGGACGGCCCCGCGGGACGCCCGCAGCCCGGCCCCACAGAGCTTCCCTTTGGGAGCTGCCTGACAGTGCCAGCCATGGACTCTGCAGTGGATCACAGAGCACACCTCAAGGACCTGCAGGAAAGTATTGATACTCTGATAGGAAACCTGGAAAGGGAACTcaataaaaacaaactaaatATGAGTTATTAA